A genomic segment from Methanolobus zinderi encodes:
- a CDS encoding adenosylcobinamide amidohydrolase produces the protein MVEDLEKALPAGTGSGECSPLEDEVGVMLLETSGGEKVYRRSGSIVVILPEGRSAFTTSWVNGGYREDLEAVFNHHVPRGKHSAEDLEGGSVPAYLEFISNKLGVDPEKSSGLLTAACMENAAIVTRSFRGVEVTAIVTGGIEVNGGRVGDPASYYQENGAYQYIQGTINTILLIGANLPPYSMTRAIVTATEAKTAALQQLVAPSRHSNGIATGSGTDMIAIVADRTSTITLTDAGKHSKLGEMIGRCVLEATLRALELQSDLTPLSQRDMMVRLDRFGVDEAMYWKAASRLEGQNRKAAFLKELREFSKNPSLVSTTAAVLHILDEISWGLIPETAGKKAAVSIMKGLPDLLGCAVDLPFDEILDEKNSIVDNWINITAWLIKNGKLSAVPDR, from the coding sequence ATGGTAGAAGATTTGGAAAAAGCCCTGCCAGCAGGAACAGGTTCTGGAGAATGCTCACCTCTTGAAGATGAGGTAGGTGTCATGCTGCTGGAGACTTCAGGTGGTGAAAAGGTGTATCGCAGGTCCGGTTCCATTGTGGTCATCCTTCCGGAGGGCAGAAGTGCATTTACAACTTCCTGGGTCAATGGAGGATACAGGGAAGACCTGGAGGCTGTGTTCAATCACCATGTGCCAAGGGGTAAACATTCTGCAGAGGACCTTGAAGGAGGTAGCGTTCCGGCTTATCTTGAGTTCATATCGAACAAACTCGGGGTGGATCCCGAAAAATCATCCGGCCTGCTGACCGCGGCCTGTATGGAGAATGCCGCTATTGTCACACGCTCTTTCAGGGGTGTGGAAGTGACTGCCATAGTCACCGGAGGCATCGAAGTCAACGGAGGGCGTGTGGGTGATCCTGCTTCATATTACCAGGAAAACGGGGCTTATCAGTATATACAGGGTACCATCAACACCATACTTCTCATAGGTGCAAACCTCCCTCCGTATTCCATGACCAGGGCGATCGTCACTGCAACCGAGGCAAAGACTGCGGCACTGCAGCAGCTTGTGGCACCAAGCAGGCACTCGAATGGTATTGCAACGGGTTCAGGGACGGATATGATAGCCATCGTTGCGGACAGGACAAGTACTATCACTTTAACCGATGCCGGGAAACATTCCAAGCTCGGGGAGATGATAGGAAGGTGTGTGCTGGAAGCAACCCTGCGTGCCCTGGAACTCCAGTCCGATCTCACACCTCTTTCCCAGAGGGATATGATGGTCCGCCTTGACAGGTTCGGTGTGGATGAGGCAATGTACTGGAAGGCAGCATCAAGACTTGAGGGACAGAACCGTAAGGCTGCTTTTTTAAAGGAGCTACGTGAGTTTTCCAAGAATCCTTCTCTCGTAAGTACTACAGCTGCGGTTCTGCATATACTTGATGAGATATCATGGGGTCTCATTCCGGAAACCGCCGGTAAGAAAGCCGCAGTTTCCATTATGAAAGGTCTGCCTGACCTGCTGGGCTGTGCTGTAGATTTACCCTTTGATGAAATTCTTGATGAAAAGAATTCCATTGTGGATAACTGGATCAATATTACCGCGTGGCTGATCAAGAACGGGAAATTAAGTGCAGTGCCGGACAGGTAA
- a CDS encoding MATE family efflux transporter has protein sequence MKGSEVDPDPYPEVGTEKSTKGMDTLTGDPKKAIIKLALPMMFAMSIQTIYNLVDTFWVSGLGADALAAVGFVFPFFFASIALSNGLGIGGGSAISRKLGARNKHEADNVAVHTMILMLILVVLFAVPLYFYAETIFTLIGAGETVGLATSYGKVIFAGSILMFFPNVASAILRSEGDTKRAMNAMVLGSVLNIILDPIMIYQLDMGIAGAAWATVISLGVSSALMANWLFFRKDTYVSFDFGDFRFDRGILRDIFRVGIPASFQQSSMALMMLIMNIIIIYVSNTDAVAVYTVGWRVATVAIAPLIGIATAVITMSGFAFGEQSYDKVSFTHVYATKMGFLVETGIAVLTFVLAPQIAYAFTMSEGASHITDDLTVFIRIICIFYPTVSLGLLSSALFQGVGKGINALAATILRALIFVPLFALVFAVVLDMGIIGVWWGMVVGNMLGALVIFLWARLYLGNLSEREAAHAAAETA, from the coding sequence ATGAAGGGTTCCGAAGTCGACCCCGACCCCTATCCGGAAGTCGGGACGGAAAAAAGCACCAAAGGAATGGATACCCTTACCGGTGATCCTAAAAAAGCCATCATAAAGCTGGCACTACCCATGATGTTTGCAATGTCCATCCAGACCATATATAATCTGGTGGATACTTTCTGGGTATCCGGGCTTGGAGCAGATGCCCTTGCAGCTGTAGGCTTCGTGTTCCCGTTCTTCTTTGCTTCCATAGCTCTTTCAAACGGACTCGGTATTGGCGGAGGTTCCGCGATATCCCGCAAACTGGGTGCAAGGAACAAGCATGAAGCTGACAACGTTGCGGTCCACACCATGATCCTGATGCTCATACTGGTGGTACTGTTCGCGGTCCCGCTCTACTTCTATGCAGAAACAATATTCACATTGATTGGGGCCGGAGAGACCGTGGGGCTTGCAACCTCCTACGGAAAGGTAATATTTGCCGGAAGTATCCTGATGTTCTTCCCCAACGTGGCAAGCGCCATTCTGCGCAGTGAAGGTGATACCAAACGCGCCATGAATGCAATGGTACTTGGTTCCGTTCTGAATATCATACTGGACCCGATAATGATATACCAGCTTGATATGGGTATTGCAGGTGCGGCCTGGGCTACTGTGATCTCTCTTGGGGTCAGTTCAGCTCTCATGGCCAACTGGCTCTTTTTCCGCAAGGATACCTATGTGTCCTTTGATTTCGGGGATTTCAGGTTCGACAGGGGTATACTCAGGGATATATTCAGGGTTGGTATACCGGCATCCTTCCAGCAGTCATCCATGGCCCTGATGATGTTGATCATGAATATCATCATAATCTATGTAAGCAATACCGATGCCGTGGCTGTCTACACTGTAGGCTGGCGGGTTGCAACGGTGGCAATTGCACCCCTTATCGGTATAGCAACTGCTGTTATCACTATGAGTGGCTTTGCTTTTGGTGAGCAGTCCTATGACAAGGTATCTTTTACCCATGTTTACGCAACGAAGATGGGTTTTCTTGTTGAGACGGGTATTGCAGTTCTGACATTCGTGCTTGCACCACAGATAGCCTACGCGTTTACCATGTCAGAAGGTGCATCCCATATAACCGATGATCTTACTGTTTTCATCAGGATAATCTGTATCTTCTACCCCACGGTATCCTTAGGCCTGCTTTCCTCGGCTCTTTTCCAGGGTGTGGGCAAGGGTATCAATGCACTTGCGGCAACGATCCTGCGCGCTCTCATATTCGTTCCGTTGTTTGCCCTTGTATTTGCGGTAGTCCTGGATATGGGAATCATAGGTGTCTGGTGGGGAATGGTTGTCGGCAATATGCTCGGTGCTTTAGTGATCTTTCTGTGGGCACGGCTGTATCTTGGGAACCTGTCCGAGAGAGAGGCAGCACATGCTGCAGCCGAAACTGCATGA
- a CDS encoding MarR family winged helix-turn-helix transcriptional regulator: MISSSENKDLLMKKAHESIGRESFLLARQVQTFIAGELEPYGIGSGQFPFLMRLLHRDGISQESLTRALSCDRATGTRALNKLEECGYVRRETDPRDKRAYCVFLTDRARELGPVIKEISSRINETVFKGFTGEERDSFILMMNRAIGNISAENEARKAQK; encoded by the coding sequence TTGATTTCATCATCCGAAAATAAGGACCTTCTAATGAAAAAGGCACATGAGTCCATAGGGAGAGAGTCTTTTTTGCTTGCAAGGCAGGTTCAGACGTTTATTGCAGGGGAACTGGAACCATATGGGATAGGAAGCGGTCAGTTTCCATTTCTGATGCGCCTGCTGCATCGTGATGGCATAAGCCAGGAAAGTCTTACCAGAGCACTGAGCTGTGACCGGGCAACAGGAACCAGGGCCCTGAACAAACTTGAGGAATGCGGCTACGTACGCAGGGAAACCGATCCGCGGGATAAGCGTGCATATTGCGTCTTCCTTACGGACAGGGCAAGAGAGCTCGGACCTGTGATAAAGGAGATATCTTCCCGGATCAACGAAACTGTCTTTAAGGGTTTCACCGGGGAAGAACGGGATAGTTTCATCCTCATGATGAACAGGGCAATAGGCAATATATCTGCCGAGAACGAGGCAAGGAAGGCCCAAAAATGA
- a CDS encoding ABC transporter ATP-binding protein — MEQNIIEVSGLRKEYGDFVAVENLSFSIAKGQIFGIVGPNGAGKTTTLKMLGGLIKPSRGDISMKGLDMFRDSVEIKSFLGFLPEESPLYEGMSVNDYLMFFAELYDIDKGVAKKRISDLLFDLSLNADGKKIGDLSKGMKRKVAIARSLINDPDILIYDEPASGLDPMTSRYITDYVRSLKKEGKTIIFTAHNLYQVESLCDNILILKNGQKIIQGTADHIREEYGKIQYRLEFRVDDIGDYDLADVTQADDAYVVITDDIDVVNNTTKWVASRGGDIVEMRTIVPSLEDIFLSIMGVELFAE, encoded by the coding sequence GTGGAACAGAATATCATCGAAGTCAGTGGACTCAGAAAAGAATACGGGGATTTCGTTGCAGTTGAAAACCTGAGCTTTTCCATAGCAAAAGGCCAGATCTTCGGAATAGTAGGCCCCAACGGTGCTGGAAAGACGACCACACTGAAGATGCTTGGTGGTCTTATCAAACCAAGCAGGGGTGACATCTCCATGAAAGGTCTTGATATGTTCCGTGACTCCGTTGAAATTAAGTCCTTTTTAGGTTTTCTTCCTGAAGAATCACCTCTTTATGAGGGTATGTCTGTGAACGATTATCTGATGTTCTTTGCAGAACTCTATGATATTGATAAGGGCGTGGCAAAAAAGAGGATCTCAGATCTGCTTTTTGATCTTTCGCTCAATGCGGACGGCAAGAAGATAGGTGATCTCTCAAAGGGTATGAAGCGTAAGGTCGCAATCGCCCGCTCTCTTATCAATGACCCCGATATCCTGATCTATGACGAGCCTGCATCGGGTCTTGACCCCATGACATCAAGATATATCACAGACTATGTCCGCTCTCTTAAAAAAGAAGGCAAGACCATCATCTTTACAGCCCATAATCTCTATCAGGTAGAGAGCCTTTGTGACAACATCCTGATACTGAAGAACGGACAGAAGATCATACAGGGAACAGCGGATCATATCCGTGAAGAATACGGTAAGATACAGTACCGTCTTGAGTTCAGGGTCGATGACATCGGGGATTATGATCTTGCAGATGTGACACAGGCAGATGATGCTTATGTTGTAATTACCGATGATATAGATGTGGTCAATAATACTACCAAATGGGTGGCATCCAGAGGCGGGGATATCGTTGAGATGCGAACCATAGTCCCCTCACTTGAGGATATCTTCCTCAGCATCATGGGTGTAGAGCTTTTTGCCGAATGA
- a CDS encoding mechanosensitive ion channel family protein: MADILAQTIPYTDIAVSQVLFALVVLIAGIVVAGILSGMFRNGLKKTKLPELIIEFLVRFLRALLYVAVLLAVVSALGVDVSSVVVGLSAVIGLVLGFGMQDSLNNVAAGVWIASLRPLDKGEYVTVDGLSGTVDAVGIMATELLTPDNQFITIPNKLVWGSPIINATRMPTRRISVDVGVSYGTEVGKAVNVALDLMKGHSLVLDDPAPSVVTTELADSSVNLQLRAWTKTSDFWPVRNELINGIYDAFNREGVEIPFPQMDVHLDKE, from the coding sequence ATGGCGGATATTCTAGCTCAAACTATACCTTATACCGACATAGCGGTGTCGCAGGTACTGTTCGCACTGGTGGTTCTTATCGCCGGAATAGTGGTTGCGGGGATTCTTTCCGGGATGTTCAGGAACGGTCTTAAGAAAACCAAACTTCCGGAACTCATCATCGAGTTCCTTGTCCGGTTTCTGCGGGCGTTGCTATACGTTGCGGTATTGCTGGCTGTTGTGAGTGCTCTTGGAGTTGACGTAAGCTCGGTGGTCGTCGGACTTTCGGCGGTCATAGGACTGGTTCTTGGCTTTGGTATGCAGGATTCCCTGAATAACGTGGCTGCCGGTGTATGGATCGCATCTCTTAGGCCTCTTGATAAGGGGGAGTATGTGACTGTTGACGGTCTTTCAGGTACCGTGGATGCCGTGGGTATCATGGCTACCGAGCTTCTGACACCTGATAACCAGTTCATAACCATACCTAACAAGCTTGTCTGGGGCAGTCCTATTATCAATGCAACCCGCATGCCAACACGCAGGATCAGTGTTGATGTGGGTGTCAGTTACGGTACTGAGGTCGGTAAAGCGGTCAATGTGGCACTGGATCTGATGAAGGGACATTCACTTGTACTTGATGATCCAGCACCTTCGGTTGTGACGACCGAACTGGCTGATTCTTCGGTCAACCTGCAATTGCGTGCATGGACAAAGACATCCGATTTCTGGCCTGTAAGGAACGAACTGATCAATGGTATATACGATGCTTTCAACAGGGAAGGCGTTGAAATTCCGTTCCCGCAGATGGATGTACATCTGGATAAAGAATAA